CatcttttttttaataataatagaTTTCCAATATATGATGAaagtcctataaatacccatattTCCTGTAATTCATTCTCATTGTTCAACTCTTATACATAACACCTCCAGTTACACGGTTAGTTACTGTATACTCTATTATAAATGTTCAATGTTCCATTGATAATTTTCAAGTTTTTATACAATTAGCAATTTTATGTATATGAGTCTTTTTGATTCAATTTGTATTACTCACAAAAAGATGAATGTTAAATATTTTATTGTAAATCAGAATATTATACTTTATTTTTGTTGTATTTTGTATTACAAATGTTCCTGTTACAACTATATAATAATTAAGAAATCTTAAAAAGCTTATACAATcgtttttttatagttttttttttcagggTATTACGAATCATGGAACGTGTTGGGGATGACATGATATTTGAAGAGATCTTATCGAGACTACCTGCAAAGGTAGTTTGTCGTTTCAAATGTGTTTCTAAACAATGGTGTTATGAATTATCTAcaccaaagtttgttttcatccaTGCTCGACGAGTTGGAAATTCAATACAAAAGAAGCTGCTCTCCTTGAAAGAAAATTCAATTGTCGTTGATGACATAGTAGCTGGCAACTTAGAAGAAGATACAAGCGAAACAGTTACTTTTCCATACGATGTCGAGCCATCCTTTTTAAGCATTATAGGTTTGTTTAACGGACTGATTTTACTTTGCATTAAAAGGAGATACAATGAGCTCGTCATTTGGAATCCAACGACGAGGCGTTTTAAGATGATATCGGACGAATATTTTAGTCGTTATTTTGGTCGACACAACGATACGGGTGGAATGTACTTTGACGAGCACAACGATCTAAAAGTGCTTCATATTAATTGTTACTGGGACGTAGTTACTGCTCGTGTATATTCACGACATAATGACTCATGGAGAAAATTGAATTTCTTGAACGGAACTCAGTTAGGTTCAAACTTTTATTCATGGTCTCCTGGAATTTATTCCGACAAAAAAATATATTTCATGGTTTCCAATTACTGGATTCCACCCGGTGAAAGGAACATAGTTGTTTTCGATGTTATATCTGAATCTTTTAGTATACTTCGTTTTCCGGAGCATATGGAAGTCAATCCTTGTCAAGGACATTTTCTAACAATTTCCAACAAGCTGCATGTGATTGTCGTTCAATATGCTGGTGAACTAATTGCAGATTTGGTCAAATATGAACATGATGAGTGGATCAAGGTATTTTCTTTCAATAGGGCTCGCATAGTTCATCATATGGAGACGCAGGAAAGGACAAATATAATTCAAAACAACAAGTGGTTGATAACAAGTATTTGGGGAGATACTGTTGAAGTTGTGCTTTGCAATGATTCTTTTAACTAcatccaacatgttgacaactacaacGGACCGAAAGGCGCATTATTTTTGGAGACAATCGTTTCGCCTTTCGAttagaaaatatgatttaatTAGATACTATTAACTATTTCatctttttatgttttgttttgtttttcgaACTATCTATTTTCTTTCAAGTATCTCAAATTATATCCTTTCATTACTATAATAATACTAGGATTTTGTATTTTGTTTCATCTTTTGTTATGGCCAACAAATATATTGGTTCATAATTGCGGCCCAATTAAAATCAGGGATTGTAATTAGTTGTTTTGGACGGCCCAATGATAGTTTACAAATTAAATTTGTCGGCCAGTATTTGTTGGTATATGtgattttggattattttttataaaGCGGCCCAATCATTGTTTGACAGACCCATTAAATCAAACGGCCCAATTCGTCATTAGTATAATTAGTGATGTCAGACATTTTGTCTAATTTGTGATGTAAATGTGAGTTTAAATTTCACGTCTTTGAACAATATAGTAAAggtaaattggttttaaattaaCCTGGTATAATTACATTTTCTATTACTATAATACAATATgtcattaaaaatatattattcaaATTTAATTATATACGTTTACACAACTTTcctatttaatttaatatttgtattagtAATTTCAAAGATTTTATACACAATTTATAACTGTGTATCCAAAAATACCCCAATCTTTTCAAAATGCCAGTCAAAGCTTTAAACATATTTcaatttaatatttatttttcttttttctgtTTTCATTTAATTAATAAGGTTTAAAAAAATACTATCATACTAAATGAGTTTGACTATATCTATGTACATTTTACAAAAGTTAACGGGGTTTATGTAAATATGTTTTTTATCCTTTGCTATCTGGACCGAATATCCAAGCTATTACAAAGCATTATTAAACATCAACAACTATCACTTCTCAAAACTTCACACAATCATCACATAGAAATATCTTCACCATCTCCAaacattattataattatatttcaGTCTTAACCTAAAAGTTAATAATTCCACATGAAACCTTTAAACACTCATGGAGGCCAAATTGGCATATTATTAAAAGCGAATAAAAGATTTTGTTAGGAAGGGAAAGAACAACtaattagtttattaattatatcTATGTATTTGTTTTTCAAATATAATTTTTCCTATCCCAGGatgttcccgggtgatagcctagtaAAAGAATATAGAAAGATGGAGGTGAGACAACGAAGGAAAGGAAAGAAAAAGTTTGGCTGTTGGAATTTTAGACAGTGTCATATGTATACTAAATATGTTAGCTTTGAATTCAAGCTATTGTGCCACGTACCCCGAACACATGTATTCATAAATACAATGCATGAATTCTTTTGATTTGTATGTAGGACACACGTCCACTACAAggatttcatttttattattatatataaaaataatatggGACACGAAGTAATGGAATACGACAGTCCTTCAAATTTTGTGGAATTTCATATGTAGTCATtatattattcttattattatttattatttattaatttaactttttcacttatttggcgcttataacttttaaaatataacgttttataaaataataaatatgtctttagaatgagaatatttttgtctacattttgaaccaagtttcattaaaaatagagtaggttcaaatacaatatatttttatagtttaattattaaacggttcctggGTCTGTCCAGGTACTTTATATTTCTAATAATCAACTTACCCGTAGACTacccgtctaataatataagtttttatagacttttattttattagaaaggtcacCTATATACATACCAATTTAgttaatataatatttcaaccaactatataaaatagtgtttaaaactatgtGGGTtgaaaaataaactagttactagttactagtggttaataaatttaaccaaacttataattcttatataaaaataggaatgttacacaTCCGATCAAGATAACTGATCTGACACTTGGTTTGAATCTCGTTGTTTTGTCCGACActtatctgttgtaatctaatcaggctaaccctaaagagctccctttgatccaataacattTAATCCGTTAAGCAATCACTATgggtatactcgatccctttttgt
This genomic stretch from Helianthus annuus cultivar XRQ/B chromosome 8, HanXRQr2.0-SUNRISE, whole genome shotgun sequence harbors:
- the LOC110870469 gene encoding putative F-box protein At5g50220; this encodes MERVGDDMIFEEILSRLPAKVVCRFKCVSKQWCYELSTPKFVFIHARRVGNSIQKKLLSLKENSIVVDDIVAGNLEEDTSETVTFPYDVEPSFLSIIGLFNGLILLCIKRRYNELVIWNPTTRRFKMISDEYFSRYFGRHNDTGGMYFDEHNDLKVLHINCYWDVVTARVYSRHNDSWRKLNFLNGTQLGSNFYSWSPGIYSDKKIYFMVSNYWIPPGERNIVVFDVISESFSILRFPEHMEVNPCQGHFLTISNKLHVIVVQYAGELIADLVKYEHDEWIKVFSFNRARIVHHMETQERTNIIQNNKWLITSIWGDTVEVVLCNDSFNYIQHVDNYNGPKGALFLETIVSPFD